The following proteins are co-located in the Anoplopoma fimbria isolate UVic2021 breed Golden Eagle Sablefish chromosome 18, Afim_UVic_2022, whole genome shotgun sequence genome:
- the LOC129106869 gene encoding dihydropyrimidinase-related protein 5-like, translating into MAANMGSMRILIKGGKVVNDDFTHEADVYIENGIIQQVGKELMIPGGAKVIDASGKLVLPGGIDTSVHLQQTFMNANIQDDFYSGTKAALMGGTTMVMALVLPEQHCSLLDAFENCRALADAKACCDYALHVGVTWWGPKVRSEMETLVREHGVNSFQMFMAYKDMMMLRDSELYQTLQTCKDIGAIARVHAENGELVAEGAKEALDLGISGPEGIEISRPEELESEATHRAVTIANRAHCPIYLVNVSSMSAGDMIAAAKMQGKVVHAETTVAHAVLSGMQYYHQDWIHAAAHVIVPPLRLDPNTPSYLMGLLGNDSLSVVASEHRPFSIKQRALGKEDFTKIPHGVAGVQDRMSVIWERGVVTGKMDENRFVAVTSSNAAKIYNLYPRKGRIIPGADADLVVWDPDATRTISVSTQVQGGDFNLYEGMRCHGVPLVTISRGRLVCENDVFMCAEGSGKYYPQRTFPDYLYKKMVQREKAQAYKGVDRDAYTGEVAMLANTMKKELGLGPIDGEAANKGCPRAHQGVRDLHESSFSLSGSQVDDHIPKRSSARILAPPGGRSSGIC; encoded by the exons ATGGCTGCCAACATGGGGTCGATGCGTATCCTCATCAAGGGAGGGAAGGTGGTCAACGATGACTTCACCCATGAAGCAGATGTCTACATTGAGAACGGCATCATTCAGCAG GTTGGAAAGGAACTGATGATACCAGGCGGGGCTAAGGTGATTGACGCCTCTGGAAAGCTTGTGTTGCCGGGCGGAATAGACACCAGTGTACATCTGCAGCAAACTTTCATGAACGCCAACATTCAGGATGACTTCTACAGTGGGacaaag GCGGCCCTGATGGGTGGTACCACCATGGTGATGGCTCTGGTCCTGCCTGAACAGCACTGCTCCCTGCTGGACGCCTTCGAGAATTGCCGAGCTCTTGCCGACGCCAAGGCGTGCTGCGACTACGCTCTGCATGTCGGGGTGACTTGGTGGGGGCCGAAG GTCCGTAGCGAGATGGAGACCCTGGTGAGGGAGCATGGTGTGAACTCTTTCCAGATGTTCATGGCCTACAAAGATATGATGATGCTGAGGGACTCGGAGCTCTACCAGACGCTGCAGACCTGCAAAGACATCGGGGCCATCGCTCGTGTCCATGCTGAGAACGGAGAACTGGTGGCAGAG gGTGCCAAAGAGGCTCTGGATTTAGGCATCAGTGGACCGGAGGGTATTGAGATCAGTCGACCAGAGGAG CTGGAGTCTGAGGCTACTCACAGAGCTGTCACCATCGCCAACAGG GCTCACTGCCCGATCTACCTGGTGAATGTGTCCAGTATGTCTGCTGGAGACATGATTGCTGCTGCTAAGATGCAAG gTAAAGTGGTCCACGCAGAGACCACTGTAGCTCACGCTGTGCTAAGCGGGATGCAGTATTACCATCAGGACTGGATTCATGCTGCCGCCCACGTCATCGTCCCTCCTCTCCGCCTGGACCCCAACACGCCCAGCTACCTCATGGGCCTGCTGGGCAA TGACTCTCTGAGTGTCGTGGCATCAGAGCACCGTCCATTTAGCATCAAGCAGAGAGCTTTGGGAAAGGAAGACTTCACAAAGATCCCTCATGGAGTGGCCGGAGTCCAGGACAGGATGAGTGTCATTTGGGAGAGGGGAGTG GTTACAGGAAAAATGGATGAGAATCGTTTTGTGGCAGTGACGAGCTCTAACGCTGCTAAGATCTACAACCTGTACCCACGCAAGGGTCGTATCATCCCCGGGGCTGACGCTGATTTGGTGGTCTGGGACCCGGATGCAACAAG GACCATCTCTGTGAGCACTCAGGTGCAGGGTGGAGACTTCAACCTGTACGAGGGGATGCGCTGCCATGGCGTTCCCCTGGTTACCATCAGTCGCGGACGTTTGGTGTGTGAGAAcgatgtgttcatgtgtgccGAGGGATCCGGAAAGTACTACCCTCAGCGCACCTTCCCTGACTACCTCTACAAGAAGATGGTGCAGAGAGAAAAG GCTCAGGCCTACAAAGGGGTTGACAGGGATGCCTACACTGGTGAAGTGGCCATGTTGGCAAACACCATGAAGAAGGAGCTTGGTTTGGGCCCGATAGACGGCGAGGCGGCCAACAAAGGCTGTCCTCGCGCGCACCAGGGAGTCCGAGACCTCCATGAGTCCTCCTTTAGCCTCTCAG ggTCTCAGGTCGATGACCACATCCCGAAGAGGTCCTCGGCCCGGATCCTGGCCCCTCCCGGCGGTCGCTCCAGTGGTATCTG ctga
- the LOC129107011 gene encoding microtubule-associated protein RP/EB family member 3-like isoform X2, giving the protein MAVNVYSTSMTVENLSRHDMLAWVNDSLQLTHTKIEQLCSGSAYCQFMDMLFPGCILMKKVKFNAKLEHEYINNFKVLQASFKRMNVDKIISVERLVKGKFQDNFEFLQWFKKFFDANYDGKEYDPIISRQGQEGTPPPPNPGPMRTSPTTPKTVPTPPRQITLAPARRTTPMTRNGGDAEMVELNHQLLDLKLTVDGLEKERDFYFGKLRDIELLCQDKESPILNKILDVLYATEDGFAPPEDEEIDEGGQVDPEEF; this is encoded by the exons ATGGCGGTGAATGTTTACTCCACCTCAATGACTGTAGAGAACCTGAGTCGTCATGACATGTTGGCATGGGTCAACGACTCtctgcagctcacacacacaaagattgAGCAGCTCTGTTCGG GTTCTGCTTACTGTCAGTTCATGGACATGCTGTTTCCAGGGTGCATATTAATGAAGAAAGTAAAGTTCAATGCTAAACTGGAACACGAATACATCAACAATTTCAAGGTCTTACAGGCTTCATTCAAGAGAATGAATGTGGACAAG ATCATCTCCGTGGAGCGGCTGGTGAAGGGGAAGTTCCAGGACAACTTTGAGTTCCTGCAGTGGTTTAAGAAGTTTTTTGATGCCAACTATGATGGGAAAGAATACGACCCTATAATCTCACGGCAGGGCCAAGAGGGAACGCCGCCTCCACCCAACCCAG gTCCCATGAGAACATCTCCCACAACACCAAAGACTGTTCCCACCCCCCCGAGGCAGATAACCCTAGCACCAGCTCGCAGGACCACTCCCATGACTCGCAACGGAGGAGACGCTGAGATGGTAGAGCTCAACCATCAG CTTCTGGATCTGAAGCTGACTGTCGACGGactggagaaggagagggacTTCTACTTTGGAAAGCTGAGGGACATCGAGCTCCTCTGCCAGGACAAAGAAAGCCCAATCCTCAACAAAATCCTGGATGTACTGTACGCTACAGAG GATGGATTTGCACCACCAGAGGATGAAGAAATTGACGAAGGGGGACAAGTAGACCCGGAGGAGTTCTGA
- the LOC129107011 gene encoding microtubule-associated protein RP/EB family member 3-like isoform X1: MAVNVYSTSMTVENLSRHDMLAWVNDSLQLTHTKIEQLCSGSAYCQFMDMLFPGCILMKKVKFNAKLEHEYINNFKVLQASFKRMNVDKIISVERLVKGKFQDNFEFLQWFKKFFDANYDGKEYDPIISRQGQEGTPPPPNPGPMRTSPTTPKTVPTPPRQITLAPARRTTPMTRNGGDAEMVELNHQLLDLKLTVDGLEKERDFYFGKLRDIELLCQDKESPILNKILDVLYATEVNSQNTHSSSDGFAPPEDEEIDEGGQVDPEEF, encoded by the exons ATGGCGGTGAATGTTTACTCCACCTCAATGACTGTAGAGAACCTGAGTCGTCATGACATGTTGGCATGGGTCAACGACTCtctgcagctcacacacacaaagattgAGCAGCTCTGTTCGG GTTCTGCTTACTGTCAGTTCATGGACATGCTGTTTCCAGGGTGCATATTAATGAAGAAAGTAAAGTTCAATGCTAAACTGGAACACGAATACATCAACAATTTCAAGGTCTTACAGGCTTCATTCAAGAGAATGAATGTGGACAAG ATCATCTCCGTGGAGCGGCTGGTGAAGGGGAAGTTCCAGGACAACTTTGAGTTCCTGCAGTGGTTTAAGAAGTTTTTTGATGCCAACTATGATGGGAAAGAATACGACCCTATAATCTCACGGCAGGGCCAAGAGGGAACGCCGCCTCCACCCAACCCAG gTCCCATGAGAACATCTCCCACAACACCAAAGACTGTTCCCACCCCCCCGAGGCAGATAACCCTAGCACCAGCTCGCAGGACCACTCCCATGACTCGCAACGGAGGAGACGCTGAGATGGTAGAGCTCAACCATCAG CTTCTGGATCTGAAGCTGACTGTCGACGGactggagaaggagagggacTTCTACTTTGGAAAGCTGAGGGACATCGAGCTCCTCTGCCAGGACAAAGAAAGCCCAATCCTCAACAAAATCCTGGATGTACTGTACGCTACAGAGGTAAacagtcaaaacacacacagctcaagC GATGGATTTGCACCACCAGAGGATGAAGAAATTGACGAAGGGGGACAAGTAGACCCGGAGGAGTTCTGA